A window from Drosophila willistoni isolate 14030-0811.24 chromosome XR unlocalized genomic scaffold, UCI_dwil_1.1 Seg143, whole genome shotgun sequence encodes these proteins:
- the LOC6645359 gene encoding uncharacterized protein LOC6645359 — MFLFISRHQSQGNRLRAVRERLGDDLVAKLDALHVAAMRTGLVSIKDLQEAFRKAHMDHNPNRLNFLWLLGIIFFIMVATPVFYEIISFLLGVRCFLPNNSLVWEATRPISDCEFCKGVKGPLILSNLTREEFAPYAYSSLPIIVKQAVAHWPAKQHLNYKFIKHLYENTPGSLETDCQFLHFNSDLKSLKDLLEMPLARVEQSEGSPWFVGWSVCQPTVLAELRKLFPRPHFLPVDAEMPHADFILMGYEQGAVMHLEYIPRLMWQAQLLGNKSWFLAPAPECDHQCQSFSFYVEPGDAVLVDTRIWYHANTIPKGEFSLTVQSEYG, encoded by the exons ATGTTTCTg TTTATTAGTCGCCACCAGTCGCAGGGCAACCGCTTGCGTGCTGTACGAGAACGTCTCGGCGATGATTTGGTGGCCAAGTTGGATGCACTGCATGTCGCTGCAATGCGTACTGGACTCGTCTCGATTAAGGATCTCCAGGAAGCCTTCCGTAAAGCCCACATGGACCACAATCCAAATCGCCTAAATTTTCTCTGGCTTTTGGgcattatattttttataatggTCGCCACGCCCGTCTTTTATGAGATCATATCGTTCTTGCTAGGTGTTCGATGCTTTCTGCCCAACAACTCTTTGGTTTGGGAGGCCACCCGACCCATCAGTGATTGTGAGTTTTGCAAGGGTGTGAAGGGTCCTCTAATCCTATCAAATTTAACGCGTGAGGAATTCGCTCCCTATGCCTATTCCTCTCTGCCGATCATCGTAAAACAAGCTGTCGCCCATTGGCCAGCGAAACAACATCTCAACTACAAATTTATTAAGCATCTGTATGAGAATACGCCGGGATCTCTGGAAACTGATTGCCAATTCCTTCACTTCAATTCCGATTTAAAATCCTTAAAAGATCTCCTCGAAATGCCCTTGGCCAGAGTGGAACAGAGTGAGGGGTCTCCATGGTTTGTGGGCTGGAGTGTATGTCAACCTACTGTGCTGGCCGAGCTGCGAAAGTTGTTCCCGCGTCCTCACTTTTTGCCCGTTGATGCCGAGATGCCACATGCAGACTTTATTCTGATGGGGTACGAACAAGGAGCAGTCATGCATTTGGAATATATACCACGCCTAATGTGGCAAGCTCAGCTATTGGGAAACAAGAGCTGGTTTCTCGCACCGGCGCCTGAGTGCGATCATCAGTGTCAGTCATTTTCGTTTTATGTGGAGCCCGGAGACGCCGTTCTGGTGGATACTCGTATTTGGTACCATGCTAACACCATTCCTAAGGGCGAATTTTCGCTAACAGTGCAGTCGGAATACGGATGA
- the LOC6645386 gene encoding augmin complex subunit msd5 has protein sequence MDTKDVSSVDFSQFSEKVYEEFGKDAKSTLRDLCVIKSVIKPKQFVDFLQKQWQELSTSEMSLSSSTQEDAELSLLADYAELCKTFDEYPTNLRKLPPPKKLQRANSTMLKGVSCDLEPDQYMHHQSTSADLVRLDMQRGAKQLYRDYHQFHGKLNKICEQAAAKSDDEKVYQEKIKQTQGFAQQLDKLIPKEEGQCSDAFTANESEKLKAIADSLEQLNYLRSHENVRLPYDTFSKDLEALVDIVSNTLIQISCL, from the coding sequence atggACACCAAAGACGTCTCTTCTGTCGATTTTAGCCAATTCTCTGAAAAAGTTTACGAGGAGTTTGGGAAGGATGCTAAAAGTACCCTCAGGGATCTGTGCGTCATCAAGTCGGTGATTAAGCCAAAACAGTTTGTTGATTTTCTACAAAAGCAATGGCAGGAGCTCTCCACGTCAGAGATGTCTCTGTCGTCCTCCACTCAGGAAGACGCGGAGCTGAGTTTGCTAGCCGACTATGCGGAGTTGTGTAAAACTTTTGATGAATATCCCACAAATTTGCGCAAGTTGCCGCCACCTAAAAAACTACAGCGAGCCAATAGCACCATGCTCAAGGGAGTAAGCTGTGATTTAGAACCAGATCAATATATGCATCATCAGTCCACATCGGCTGATTTGGTGCGACTAGATATGCAACGAGGTGCTAAGCAACTGTACAGGGATTATCATCAGTTCCACGGCAAACTCAACAAAATCTGTGAACAAGCTGCTGCAAAGAGCGACGACGAAAAGGTGTACCAAGAGAAGATCAAACAAACCCAAGGCTTTGCCCAGCAGCTAGATAAACTAATACCCAAAGAAGAGGGGCAATGTTCAGATGCCTTCACAGCCAACGAATCAGAGAAATTGAAGGCCATAGCCGATAGCTTGGAACAACTCAACTACTTGCGCTCTCACGAAAATGTACGTTTGCCTTATGATACTTTCAGCAAAGACTTGGAAGCACTCGTAGATATCGTATCCAATACTTTAATTCAAATTAGTTGCTTATAA